GCTACGCGATGCTCAATCCGTCCAAGGCGCCCGCCGTGGAAATGGGCGCAGCAAACGGTGAACCCGTCACGCGAGGCGAAGCCTTCACATGGTTTCTGGGCGTGCCGGTGCTGCTGATCGTCGGCACCATGATCCTGAGCCAGATGAACGTCGTGGGCAGCCAGTCGACACAGGTCGACAGCTTCTCGGACGCCGGTCAGGTCGCCTCGCTGCGTACCAATGTCGGCGAGGACTGCAAGGCTTCGATGATCGCGCTGCATGGGCAAGAGGCCTGGGACGCGGCCATCGAGGAGCAGCGGGTGATCGACGAGGCCGGCGGCGTGCAGGCCAGCGAGCGCCTGACTCCAGAGCAGATGGAGGCCGCCCGAACCAGCCTGATCGCCAACGCCGCGCCCATCGGTACCGGCATCGCGATCCTCGCCGTCATGGCGGGGCTGGTGCTGGCCATGGCGCGGGGCGTCTCGCCCTCGGCCGAGCCGCGTCCGCTGCTGATCGGCATGGGGGGTATCCTGTTGGGCCTTGCGGTCGACTGGCTGCTGATCAAGCCCACCACCTCGGCGGGATTGACGGTGATCCTGATGCTGCTGCCATGGGCGATCACGGCCTACGGCTGCGCCATCGCGATGAAACGTCTTGCGGGCAACGAACTGTTGCGCGTGGTCTTCCCGCCGCTGGTGCTGATCGTCGCGGTTCTGGGGTCGATCCTTGGCGGCATCACCAACCCGACGCCCGCCGCGGCGCTGGGCGCGGCCGGTGCCATCATGCTGGCCGCCTATCGCAAGCTGGGGGACGAGAACCGCTCTCCGCGGATCATCCTGCTGTCGACGCTGGCGGTGATCGTGATGATCCTGATCGGTATCAACTTCGATCTGCGCATCAACACGAATTCGGTTTCAGTCGAAAGCTGGATCGCCTTCGTCTTTGCCTATGCGGCCTATCTCTATGCGCTCTTCGGGCTCTTGTTCTCGTGCTGGGTGCTGTTCCGCTCTGGCGTGCTGACCCCGGCGGTGCGGGAGACGGCGAAGGTGACCTCGATGGTCTTCACCATCCTCATCGCCTCGCAACTGCTGAACCTCGTGGTGATCTCCTTCGGCGGAGAGCACTACATCCAGCAGTTCCTGAAAAGCTTCGACGATGTGCGGACGGTCTTCCTGATCGTGATGCTGGTGCTCTTCGTGCTGGGCTTCGTGCTCGACTTCCTCGAGATCATCTACATCGTCGTGCCCATCGTCGGGCCGGTGATCTACGGCGCGCATTTCGATCCCAAGTGGGTGACGATCATGATCGCGGTCAACCTTCAGACGTCGTTCCTGACGCCGCCCTTCGGCTTCGCGCTGTTCTACCTGCGTGGCGTGGCACCCAAGGAGGTCACGACCGGCCACATCTACCGCGGCGTGATCCCCTTCGTGCTGATCCAGGTGGTCGGGCTGGCGCTGCTGGCGAGCTTCCCGAGTATCGTGACCTTCGTGCCGGCCTTGCTGAACTGAGGTCGGCCAGTCAGGATTGCGACGACGCGCGCCGGAGGTATCCGGCGCGCGTTTCGCGTTTCAGCAGAGGGGGCAGGGGCGGTGACACTCTGATCGAACGGCAGCAGCGCGAACGGGCGGTTTTCCGGCAGCCATGCAAGGAGGGAGGCCGAAGCGGGCCGCATGGCCGCCGGGTTGTCTGCCCGGCCCATCACCAACAGCCCCGGTCAGCGGCACCGCCTTCTTGCGGGGGTGGACCGCTGCGGCAGGGCTGGCGTCTGTCCGGAAGGAGGGGGCGGGCGGTCAGCCGTGGCCGTCGGGAAAGGTGATGTTGGCGACCTGTTCGGCAATCGGGTCCGTCGACAGCGGGTGCGTTCCGGTCGAGAAGGCCTCGGGGTTCTGCAGGCTTTCCCAGGCGCCCTTGCGGTAGATTTCCAGCCCCGAGAACTGCGCCTTGTAGCCCATCTTGTCGCTGCCCGGCACCCAGTAGCCAAGGTAGACATAGGGCAGACCGGCCTCGCGCGCGATCTGCACGTGGTCGAGGATCATCCATGTCCCAAGCGACCGCGAGGCGAGGTCGGGCTCGTAGAAGGAATAGACCATTGACAGCCCGTCATCGAGCATGTCGGTCAGGCAGACCGCGATCAGGTCGCCGGTTTCGCGGTCGAGGTATTCGATGACTCGGCTGCGGATCGGGGTTTCCTCGATCATGGCCGCGAATTCGAAGACATCCATGTCTGCCATGCCGCCGTCCGCGTGGCGCTTGTCGAGGTAGCGGCGGAACAGGCTGTATTGCTCCTCGGTGGCCCATGGGCTGGTGGCGCGTCGCTCGAACCGGGCGTTGCGCTTCATGGCCCGCCGCTGCGAGCGTGTGGGGTCGAACCGCGACACGTCGATCCGGGCGGACAGGCAGGCGGCGCAATCGGCGCAGGAGGGCCGGTAGAGCACGTTCTGCGACCGTCGGAACCCCTGCTTGGAGAGCGAGTCGTTCAGCCGCTGCGCGCCGTCGCCCTGCAGGGCGGTGAACAGCTTCCGTTCCATCCGGCCCTCTAGGTAGGGGCAGGGCTGTGGGGCCGTCACGTAGAACTGCGGGGCAAGGGGCAGCGAATGGCGCATGGGGGAGGGTACTCGCAGGCGATTTAACGAAAAGGTAACAACGTTACCGCCACCCGCCAAGCCCTCGAATCATGTCACCGGCGCCTGGGCGCCGGTTTTCATGGGTTGTGGTAAAGGGCTGCCTTGTGTCAGGCGGTCAGGAGGTCGACCGGCGGTTGAGCATCACGGTGCCCAGCACCATGTCCGTCAGGCCCTGGCCGCGCTCTGACAGGGCCATGAAGCCCATGGAGACGACCTGCACGATGAAGACCGACATCGAGAGGTAGTAGCCCAGCACATGCAGGGCCGCCTGACCGCCGTCCAGCTTCTGGCCCCATGCGTCGCGCAGCTCGATCGACATCAGGCGCATGCCCCATGTTGCAGAACCCCGCGAGATGGTCAGCCAGCGATACAGGAACCCCACTGCGAGGACGATCATCGGCATGACAAAGACACCGACGATCGAGATCAGCGTGATGACGGTGCCGATGGCCCAGACGACAGAGACGTCGATGACCCATGCGACGGCGCGCTTGACGGTTACACCCGAGTAGAAATCCGCCTGCCGGTCGGGGCAGGGCAGGTGGTCGATGGTGGGATCGCTGAACATGCGTCGGGTCCTTCGGGTTCGCGGCAGGGGCCGCGGCAATCGGTATGGTGGTGAATGTCGGGATTTTAGCATCCCGGGCCGGGCCCGGGAAAGCCCCTGCCCATGCCCTGGTGGGCGCGCGGGCAGGGGGCCGCCGCCCCGGCGGGGCGGCAGCGGGGAGTCAGGCCTCGGCGGTTTCCGAGACGTCCTTCATCCGCTTTTCGCGGTCGTCCATGAACTGGTCGAACTCGGCCTTGTCCTTGGCTTCGCGAAGGCGCTTGAGGAAGTCCTCGAAGGCGCCCTGTTCTTCCTCGAGGCGGCGCAGGGTTTCGGCCTTGTAGGCGTCGAAGGCCATGTTCCCCGAGGGCTTCATCGCCGCCCAGGCGGCATGGGTGTTGTGGCGCGTGTGGCTGCGGCAGGATTTTCCGAACATGCGTTTGCTCCAGATCATGTAGGCCAGAAGGCCAAGGCCGATCGGCCAGAAGAGGATGAACCCGAGGACCATGGCCGCGATCCAGGCACCCTTGCCCTTGTGATCCAGCCAAGCCTCGGCCCGGGTCAGCCAGCCGGCGTTGGCGGGCAGGTGGGACGTGTAAGCGGCGGTGGTCATGTGTCTCTCTCCGTTGAGGTTGGTATGTGAATGCTTTTCACATTACAGGAGATCGGGATTGCCGGGATGCCTTTCAAGGGCGGATGTGAAGGTTTTTCACATTTTTCGGAAAGGGTGTTTGTTTGCAGTTGCTTGCGCGCGGATCGGCGACCGGACTTTTTGAGTATTTTAACAGAGAAGAAGCAGGGGCTGCGCCGGATATTCCGCCTTATTCGGTGAAATCTGCCGGTTCGGCACCGGTCAGGGCGGGCAGCGCCTTGGGGTCCAGCGGGAAGACGTGGCGCGGTGTGCCGGCGGCGGCCCAGATGGTGTCGAAGTCCAAGAGCCGCGGGTCGAGCCATGCGCGGATCGGATTCAGGTGGCCGACCGGAGAGACCCCGCCGATGGCAAAGCCGGTCTGCGCGCGGATCAGGTCGGCGTCGGCCTTGCCCAGCGGCTCGCCCGCGAGGGCCGTGGCCTTGTCGGCGCAGACCCTGTTGCCGCCCGCGGTCAGGAACAGCACCGCGTCGCCGGTGTGCTCGGCGCGGAAGATGATCGATTTGGCGATCTGGTCGAGGTGACAGGCGACGCTGTCGGCGGCCTCCTGCGCGGTGCGGGCCTGTCCGACCTCGCGGATATCGGCGGGCAGGCTGGCGGCTTCGAGTGCGGCGCGCACGCGCTTGAGGCTTTTGGACATCGGGTCTTTCCTAGCTGAAGTGAAGGGTGAGGCGCCTTGAAAGGCGGCTTTCGAACCGCGCGATGCGGGGCTCGGTCGCGGTCTCGGCCCTGTGGAACGCGGCCATGGCAAAGCGGGCGCGTGGGGCGACGGGGCGGATCACGCCCCATTTCAGCGCCTTGTGCACCGGCTGGCGGGCAATGACGCGGTCGTACCACCAGGGCGCGCCCAGGGTGGTGATCGCCATGACGCGGGTCAGGCCGGTCAGGCGCGGCACCATGGCACCGCCCCCGGGCGCGTGGTCATAGGCCACGCCGGGCAGAAAGCTGCGGTCGATCCAGCCCTTGAGGATCGCGGGCAGGCCGAACCACCAAGTCGGGAAGACCAGCACGAGGCCCTCGATCCCGGCCAGCCCGGCGCGATCCTCGAACGGCGGGCGGTAATAGCGCGCGCGCTCGTCCGCCGTCAGCGCCGGCGCGAAGCCCTCGGCATAGAGGTCCGTCACGGCGAGGTCGTGGCCCATCGCCCTCAGCCGCGCGCCGACATGGCCTGCGAGGCGGGCGTTCAGGCTGTCTTGCAGCGGGTGCGCAAGGATCAGGCGGATCTTCATGCCGCTTTGTGGCAGAGCCGTACGGGCTTGCCAAGCGGGCGGTCGCGTGGCCATCTGCGCGCCATGAGACTGACCGATCACATCACCCGCACGCCCTTTGCCTTCGATACCGACCGGGGGGCAGAGGCGCGGGCCGCCGCGCCCTTCGCCTCTGGCCCGCTGGCCGAACTGCTGGAGGGGACGGGCGGCTCCAGCCCCTATCTGCTTGGGTTGATCCAGCGCGAGGCGGGTTGGCTGGAAGGCGCGGTCGAGGATATGGACGGCGCGCTTGCGGCGCTGTTCGAAGGGCTGGAGGAGGCCGACGATTTGCCCGTGGCGCTGCGGCAGGCCAAGCGGCGGGTGGCGCTGCTGACCGCGCTTGGCGACCTTGGCGGCGCCTGGCCGCTGGAGCGGGTGACCGGTGCGCTGACGGATTTCGCCGACGTGGCCGTGGGCCTGGCGCTGCGCGCCGCCGTTGCGCAGGAGGTGAAGCGCGGCAAGCTGCCCGGCGCCGACGACAGCGCGGTGGAACAGGCCGGGGGCATCGCCGTCTTCGCCATGGGCAAGATGGGCGCGCACGAGCTGAACTACAGCAGCGACATCGACCTGATCTGCCTTTTCGACGAAACCCGCTATGACCGCGACGATTATCACGATGCGCGCGCCAGTCTTGTCCGGGCGACGCGCAGGATGGCCGCCACGCTGAACGACCTGACCGGCGAGGGCTATGTCTTTCGCACCGACCTGCGGCTGCGGCCCGATCCCGCCGTCACGCCGGTTTGTATGGCGATGGAGGCGGCGGAACGCTACTACGAAAGCCTTGGCCGGACCTGGGAACGGGCGGCCTATATCAAGGCCCGGGTCTGCGCCGGGGATCACGCCGCCGGAGACCGTTTTCTGACCGCGCTGCGTCCCTTCGTCTGGCGGCGGCACCTGGATTTCGCCGCCATTCAGGACGCCCACGACATGCGGCTGAAGATCCGCGAGCACAAGGGGCGGCACGGGCGCATCGCCCTGCCGGGCCACAACATGAAGCTCGGGCGCGGCGGTATCCGCGAGATCGAGTTCTTCACCCAGACCCGCCAGTTGATCGCGGGCGGACGCGACCCGGACCTGCGGGTGCGCGCTACCGTCGAGGGGCTGGCACAGCTGACCGAGAAGGGCTGGCTGCCCGCCGATGTCTCGGAGAAGCTGGCCGAGCACTACCGCGCCCACCGCGAGGTCGAGCACCGCGTGCAGATGGTCAACGACGCGCAGACCCATACGCTGCCCGAAGCGCCCGAGGGCATGGCGCGGCTGGCCTGCCTGATGGGGGTGGAGCTGGACCCCTGGCAGAAGGAGCTGCGCGCGCGGCTGACCGAGGTGCATGAGCTGACCGAGGGGTTCTTCGCCCCCGATGCGCGCGGCAGCGTCGAGACGCCCGAGGTCTTCGAGAACAGCGAGCTGCCCTCGCGCTGGCCGACCTATCCTTGTCTGCGCTCGTCGCGCGCGGTGGAGATTTTCAAGCGGCTGAAGCCCGAGATCCTGCGCCGTCTGGCAGAGGCGGCGCGGCCCGAAGAGGCGCTGAAGGCCTTCGATGGCTTCCTGTCACGGCTGCCCGCCGGGGTGCAGGTCTTTTCGCTGCTGGATTCAAACGCGCAGCTGCTGGACCTTCTGGCGGATATCGCCGGGACCTCGCCGGATCTGGCCCATTACCTCGCGCGGAACGCCTCGGTCTTCGATGCGGTGATCGCGGGCGATTTCTTTGCCCCCTGGCCCGGGCGCGCGGCGCTGACCGGGGCGTTGCGCGACAGGTTGGCGCAAGAGCCCGATTACGAGACCCGGCTGGATCAGGCGCGGCGCTGGCAGAAGGACTGGCACTTCCGCATCGGCGTGCACCTGCTGCGCGGCCTGATGGAGACGGAGGAGGCGGGCGCCGCCTATGCAGACCTGGCCGAGGCGGTACTGGCAGCGCTCTGGCCCGTGGTGCAGGAGGAATTTGCGACCAAACATGGCGCCGCGCCGGGGCGCGGGGCGGTGGTGCTGGGGATGGGGTCGCTGGGCTCTGCGCGGCTGCATGCGCGGTCGGACCTCGACCTGATCGTGATCTACGATCCCGACGGGGTCGAGGCCTCTGAGGGGCGGCGGCCCTTGCCTGCGCGCACCTACTATGCGCGCCTGACGCAGGCGCTGATCACCGCGATGTCCGCACCCATGGCCGAGGGGCGGCTATACGAGGTCGACATGCGGCTGCGGCCCTCGGGCAATCAGGGGCCGGTCGCGACTTCGCTGGAGGCCTTCACCAGCTACCAGCGCAACGAGGCATGGGTCTGGGAGCATCTGGCCCTGACGCGCGCCCGCGTGCTGACGGGACCGTCGGCGCTTGGCGAGGAGGTCGAGGCCTTCCGGCGCGAGATCCTGGGCCAGCCGCCTGACCGGGCCGAGATCCTGACGGCGCTTGCCGGGATGCGGCGACGGATTGCTGCGGCAAAGGGCAAGGGCGATCCCTGGGATGCCAAGATCGGACGCGGACGGATGCAGGAGATCGAGTTGCTGGCGCAAAGCGCTTCCCTGCTGTCGGGCAAGGCGGTGCGGCAGGTGCCGCGGGCGCTGCGCGGGGCGGAGTGGATCGACCCGGAGGATCGCGAAACGCTGGTCGCGGCCTATGCGCTGTGCGCCTCCGTGCAGACCGGGGCGCGGCTACTGAGCGATGCGGCACTGGACCCGGACCGTCTGGGGGCCGGCGGGCGGGCCCTGATGGAGCGGCTGGGTGGCGTGTCGCCCTTCGACGGCCTTCTGCCGGAACTGGAGCAGCGCACGGCGGCGGCGGCGGCGATCCTCGACAGGATTTTGCCGGAAGAGCAGGGGGCAGACGCGAATGAAGGGTGATGCCTTTGATTCCAAGGGGCTGATCGCAGAGGCCTACCGGATCGAGGGGATAGGGCCGGGGGAATGCCGGTCGATCTTCCTTGACTGGGCCCTGTCGCTGCCCGCCGATGTCGATCAGGCTGCGGCGCTGCGTGTGCTGCTGGACCGTCACGGGGTCGCAGGGCACCCGATGACGGCGGTCCTGCGCGAGGCGACACTGCCGATGCAGGGCGGGCGCCGTGGCGGCTGGCGCGGCCGCCGGCCGCCGGAGACCTGAGGCGGCGTCCGGCGGGTGCGGAAATTTTCAAAATTTCCGGGCCGTTTTCCGGGTCGGAAAACGCGCGGGCCTCAGGGGCGGGGCAGGGCGGCGGCCTCGGCGGCCAGTGCCTCGATCGCGTCCCAGTCACCAGAGGCCACCCTGTCCTTGGGGGCGACCCAGCTGCCGCCGCAGCACATCACGTTTGACAGCGACAGGTAGTCGGTCACGTTGGACATGCTGACGCCGCCGGTGGGGCAGAATTTCACCTGCGGGATCGGCGCGCCGATGGCCTTGAGCGCGGGCGCACCGCCATTGGCCTCGGCGGGAAAGAACTTCTGCACGGTGTAGCCGCGTTCCAGCAGACGCATGACCTCGGAGGAGGTGGCGGCGCCGGGCAGCAGCGGCAGGCCCACCTCTTCGCAGGCCGAGAGCACCGTGTCGGTGGCGCCCGGCGAGACGCCGAACTTCGCGCCCGCGTCGACGGCGTTCTGCACGTCCTTCGGCGTCAGCAGGGTCCCCGCGCCGACGACGCCGCCCTCGACCTTGGCCATCTCGCGGATCACGTCCAGCGCGGCGGGGGTGCGCAGGGTCACCTCGAGCACCGGCAGACCGCCCTTGACCAGCGCCCGCGCCAGACCCTCGGCCTGCGCGGCGTCATCGACGACCAGAACCGGGATCACCGGGGCGAGGCGGCAGAGTTTCTCGGCCTCGGCGGAGGCGGCTTCGGGGGTGATCATGGGCGGGCCTTTGCATTGCTTGGCCGGGGGCGGGAGCCTCCGGCGGGGATATTTAGGGACAGAAGAAACCGGGTGGGTTTCTCGGGAATCGGGGTTACACGACCACGGCGGCGCCGTTGGAGGCAAGACCCACATTGGCGCGGAAGGCAGCGAAGAGCTCGCGGCCCACGCCGTGGCCATTGCCGGAGAGGTCGGCGGTGGCGGCTTCGCGGCTGTCGAAATCGGGCGCGAGGCATTCGATGGTGCCCGCCGTGGCGTCGACGCGGATCACGTCGCCGTCGCGGACGCGGGCAAGCGGGCCACCGTGCGCCGCCTCGGGCGAGACGTGGATGGCCGCCGGGACCTTGCCAGAGGCCCCCGACATGCGGCCATCGGTGACGAGCGCCACCTTCAGCCCGCGGTCCTGAAGGACGGCGAGGGTGGGGGTCAGGCCGTGCAGTTCGGGCATGCCGTTGGACGAGGGTCCCTGAAAGCGGACGACGACCACGGTGTCCTCGGTGAATTCCCCGGCCTTGAAGGCGGTCTTGACGCTTTCCTGATCCTGGAAGACGCGGGCCTTGGCCTCGATCACATGGCGCTCGGGCGCGACGGCGGAGACCTTGATCATGCCGTGGCCGAGGTTGCCGTGCAACTGCTTCAGCCCGCCGGTCTTCTGGAAGGGATCGCTGGCGGGGCGCAGGATGCGGTCGTTCTGCGTGTTGCGGTCGGCCTCGACCCAGGTCAGGCGGCCATCCAGCACCTTGGGTTCCTGCGTGTAGCGGCTGAGCCCGTCGCCCGCCACGGTGGAGACGTCGTCGTGCAGAAGGCCTGCATCCAGCAGGTTGGCCATCATGTATTGCAGGCCGCCCGCCGCGTGGAAGTGATTCACGTCCGCCAGCCCGTTCGGATAGACCTTGGCCATCAGCGGCGTGACGGACGAGATCTCGTCGAAGTCCTCAAGCTCCAGCGCGATCCCGGCGGCGCGGGCCATGGCGGGCATGTGCAGCACGAGATTGGTCGAGCCGCCCGTCGCCATTAGGCCGACCATACCGTTGACGAAGGCCTTGGCGTCGAGGATCTCGGACACCGGGCGGTAGTCGTTGCCGAGGTTGGTGATCTGCAGCGCGCGTTCCGTGCCCGCCACGGTCAGCGCATCGCGCAGCGGCGTGTTCGGGTTCACGAAAGAGGCGCCGGGCAGGTGCAGCCCCATGAATTCCATCAGCATCTGGTTGGAGTTCGCGGTGCCGTAGAAGGTGCAGGTGCCGGGCGAATGATAAGAGGCCATCTCGGCTTTCATCAGTTCATCGCGGCCGATCTCTCCTGTGGCGAACTGTTGGCGGACCTTGGCCTTTTCGTCGTTTGGCAGGC
This region of Ponticoccus alexandrii genomic DNA includes:
- a CDS encoding DUF2852 domain-containing protein: MTTAAYTSHLPANAGWLTRAEAWLDHKGKGAWIAAMVLGFILFWPIGLGLLAYMIWSKRMFGKSCRSHTRHNTHAAWAAMKPSGNMAFDAYKAETLRRLEEEQGAFEDFLKRLREAKDKAEFDQFMDDREKRMKDVSETAEA
- a CDS encoding arginyltransferase, producing MRHSLPLAPQFYVTAPQPCPYLEGRMERKLFTALQGDGAQRLNDSLSKQGFRRSQNVLYRPSCADCAACLSARIDVSRFDPTRSQRRAMKRNARFERRATSPWATEEQYSLFRRYLDKRHADGGMADMDVFEFAAMIEETPIRSRVIEYLDRETGDLIAVCLTDMLDDGLSMVYSFYEPDLASRSLGTWMILDHVQIAREAGLPYVYLGYWVPGSDKMGYKAQFSGLEIYRKGAWESLQNPEAFSTGTHPLSTDPIAEQVANITFPDGHG
- the edd gene encoding phosphogluconate dehydratase, translating into MALNDTIARVTDRIEERSHQMRDTYLDRMRRAADEGPRRAHLTCGNQAHAYAAMGADQDALATGQAPNIGIVTAYNDMLSAHQPFERFPQLIRDTARAAGGTAQVAGGVPAMCDGVTQGQVGMELSLFSRDVIALAAGVSLSHNTFDAAVYLGVCDKIVPGLVIAAATFGYIPGIFLPAGPMPSGLPNDEKAKVRQQFATGEIGRDELMKAEMASYHSPGTCTFYGTANSNQMLMEFMGLHLPGASFVNPNTPLRDALTVAGTERALQITNLGNDYRPVSEILDAKAFVNGMVGLMATGGSTNLVLHMPAMARAAGIALELEDFDEISSVTPLMAKVYPNGLADVNHFHAAGGLQYMMANLLDAGLLHDDVSTVAGDGLSRYTQEPKVLDGRLTWVEADRNTQNDRILRPASDPFQKTGGLKQLHGNLGHGMIKVSAVAPERHVIEAKARVFQDQESVKTAFKAGEFTEDTVVVVRFQGPSSNGMPELHGLTPTLAVLQDRGLKVALVTDGRMSGASGKVPAAIHVSPEAAHGGPLARVRDGDVIRVDATAGTIECLAPDFDSREAATADLSGNGHGVGRELFAAFRANVGLASNGAAVVV
- the eda gene encoding bifunctional 4-hydroxy-2-oxoglutarate aldolase/2-dehydro-3-deoxy-phosphogluconate aldolase produces the protein MTPEAASAEAEKLCRLAPVIPVLVVDDAAQAEGLARALVKGGLPVLEVTLRTPAALDVIREMAKVEGGVVGAGTLLTPKDVQNAVDAGAKFGVSPGATDTVLSACEEVGLPLLPGAATSSEVMRLLERGYTVQKFFPAEANGGAPALKAIGAPIPQVKFCPTGGVSMSNVTDYLSLSNVMCCGGSWVAPKDRVASGDWDAIEALAAEAAALPRP
- a CDS encoding [glutamate--ammonia-ligase] adenylyltransferase codes for the protein MRLTDHITRTPFAFDTDRGAEARAAAPFASGPLAELLEGTGGSSPYLLGLIQREAGWLEGAVEDMDGALAALFEGLEEADDLPVALRQAKRRVALLTALGDLGGAWPLERVTGALTDFADVAVGLALRAAVAQEVKRGKLPGADDSAVEQAGGIAVFAMGKMGAHELNYSSDIDLICLFDETRYDRDDYHDARASLVRATRRMAATLNDLTGEGYVFRTDLRLRPDPAVTPVCMAMEAAERYYESLGRTWERAAYIKARVCAGDHAAGDRFLTALRPFVWRRHLDFAAIQDAHDMRLKIREHKGRHGRIALPGHNMKLGRGGIREIEFFTQTRQLIAGGRDPDLRVRATVEGLAQLTEKGWLPADVSEKLAEHYRAHREVEHRVQMVNDAQTHTLPEAPEGMARLACLMGVELDPWQKELRARLTEVHELTEGFFAPDARGSVETPEVFENSELPSRWPTYPCLRSSRAVEIFKRLKPEILRRLAEAARPEEALKAFDGFLSRLPAGVQVFSLLDSNAQLLDLLADIAGTSPDLAHYLARNASVFDAVIAGDFFAPWPGRAALTGALRDRLAQEPDYETRLDQARRWQKDWHFRIGVHLLRGLMETEEAGAAYADLAEAVLAALWPVVQEEFATKHGAAPGRGAVVLGMGSLGSARLHARSDLDLIVIYDPDGVEASEGRRPLPARTYYARLTQALITAMSAPMAEGRLYEVDMRLRPSGNQGPVATSLEAFTSYQRNEAWVWEHLALTRARVLTGPSALGEEVEAFRREILGQPPDRAEILTALAGMRRRIAAAKGKGDPWDAKIGRGRMQEIELLAQSASLLSGKAVRQVPRALRGAEWIDPEDRETLVAAYALCASVQTGARLLSDAALDPDRLGAGGRALMERLGGVSPFDGLLPELEQRTAAAAAILDRILPEEQGADANEG
- a CDS encoding YbaK/EbsC family protein — protein: MSKSLKRVRAALEAASLPADIREVGQARTAQEAADSVACHLDQIAKSIIFRAEHTGDAVLFLTAGGNRVCADKATALAGEPLGKADADLIRAQTGFAIGGVSPVGHLNPIRAWLDPRLLDFDTIWAAAGTPRHVFPLDPKALPALTGAEPADFTE
- a CDS encoding RDD family protein; translation: MFSDPTIDHLPCPDRQADFYSGVTVKRAVAWVIDVSVVWAIGTVITLISIVGVFVMPMIVLAVGFLYRWLTISRGSATWGMRLMSIELRDAWGQKLDGGQAALHVLGYYLSMSVFIVQVVSMGFMALSERGQGLTDMVLGTVMLNRRSTS
- a CDS encoding NAD(P)H-dependent oxidoreductase; amino-acid sequence: MKIRLILAHPLQDSLNARLAGHVGARLRAMGHDLAVTDLYAEGFAPALTADERARYYRPPFEDRAGLAGIEGLVLVFPTWWFGLPAILKGWIDRSFLPGVAYDHAPGGGAMVPRLTGLTRVMAITTLGAPWWYDRVIARQPVHKALKWGVIRPVAPRARFAMAAFHRAETATEPRIARFESRLSRRLTLHFS
- a CDS encoding TRAP transporter large permease, yielding MLFGLDGVEIGLIIVFLTLFASILSGFPVAFAIGGAAVISFGIIAALDSAGYLIHQAIDTSSEAYASLRASGVPDSAISIFRYPDLPRMATESIFPDGNWETALTRNVGFITNRINERVIAGQSIETLLAVLMFVLMGIVLERSKIANDLLTTMARVFGPLPGGLAVSIVVVGAFLAASTGIVGATVVTMGLLALPTMLRNNYSPELATGVIAASGTLGQIIPPSIVIVLLGTLAGDLYSAAQETRATEAGCTDALTYLGEPAVVSVGTLFQAALVPGILLAGLYAAYAFGYAMLNPSKAPAVEMGAANGEPVTRGEAFTWFLGVPVLLIVGTMILSQMNVVGSQSTQVDSFSDAGQVASLRTNVGEDCKASMIALHGQEAWDAAIEEQRVIDEAGGVQASERLTPEQMEAARTSLIANAAPIGTGIAILAVMAGLVLAMARGVSPSAEPRPLLIGMGGILLGLAVDWLLIKPTTSAGLTVILMLLPWAITAYGCAIAMKRLAGNELLRVVFPPLVLIVAVLGSILGGITNPTPAAALGAAGAIMLAAYRKLGDENRSPRIILLSTLAVIVMILIGINFDLRINTNSVSVESWIAFVFAYAAYLYALFGLLFSCWVLFRSGVLTPAVRETAKVTSMVFTILIASQLLNLVVISFGGEHYIQQFLKSFDDVRTVFLIVMLVLFVLGFVLDFLEIIYIVVPIVGPVIYGAHFDPKWVTIMIAVNLQTSFLTPPFGFALFYLRGVAPKEVTTGHIYRGVIPFVLIQVVGLALLASFPSIVTFVPALLN